A single genomic interval of Candidatus Neomarinimicrobiota bacterium harbors:
- a CDS encoding pyridoxal phosphate-dependent aminotransferase, which translates to MKYNFDEIIDRHGTNSLKWDSRKLLINLGFTERYDDETIPLFLADMDFTCPKPVLAALHARVEQKMFGYTYHLSDDRYIKALQGWFKRRHGWQIHPESVVYSPGTVFALHVAVRAFTRPGDKVIIQRPVYAPFTSAVEQNGRVIANNELINDKGYYRINFKQLETLASDPSTTMMILCSPHNPVGRIWTPEELQKMDDICQKNGVLLVSDEIHGDLIRKNAVFYPLAQVTDTDNAIICTAINKTFNTAGLHCSNIIIDNPELRKAFMNEMGIQSPSPFAISALIAAYNEGEEWLEQLKEYLDSNFDFLEAFLEKHLPDVRFRRPEGTYIAWLDFSGTGLSPEEIHNRIYNRANVFLEDGKMFGAGSEYFQRLCVPTPRKILEKALIRIAGVF; encoded by the coding sequence ATGAAATATAACTTTGATGAAATCATTGACCGCCACGGTACGAACTCCCTGAAATGGGATAGCCGGAAATTGCTAATCAATCTTGGATTTACAGAACGGTATGATGATGAAACCATTCCTCTTTTTTTGGCGGATATGGATTTTACATGTCCCAAACCGGTTCTGGCTGCCCTGCATGCAAGAGTGGAACAAAAAATGTTCGGCTATACTTACCATCTATCAGATGACAGGTATATCAAAGCTTTACAGGGATGGTTCAAACGGCGGCATGGGTGGCAAATACACCCCGAATCGGTTGTGTATTCTCCCGGGACCGTTTTTGCCCTCCATGTTGCCGTCCGGGCTTTCACCCGTCCGGGAGATAAGGTTATTATCCAACGTCCGGTCTATGCGCCGTTTACATCGGCTGTAGAGCAAAACGGACGGGTTATCGCCAATAATGAACTGATTAATGATAAGGGATATTATCGGATCAATTTTAAGCAGTTGGAAACCCTGGCTTCTGATCCCTCAACAACCATGATGATCCTGTGCAGTCCCCATAATCCTGTTGGCCGTATCTGGACGCCTGAAGAACTTCAGAAAATGGATGACATTTGCCAAAAAAACGGGGTTTTACTGGTCAGTGATGAAATTCACGGGGATTTGATTCGGAAAAATGCTGTCTTTTATCCCCTTGCACAAGTGACAGATACAGATAATGCCATTATTTGCACGGCGATTAATAAAACTTTCAATACAGCCGGACTCCATTGTTCAAATATTATTATAGATAATCCTGAATTACGGAAAGCCTTTATGAATGAGATGGGCATCCAAAGCCCTTCTCCTTTTGCCATTTCCGCACTTATTGCTGCCTACAATGAAGGGGAGGAGTGGCTGGAACAGCTGAAAGAATACCTGGACAGCAACTTCGATTTTTTAGAAGCATTTTTAGAAAAACATTTGCCGGATGTACGGTTTCGCCGTCCTGAAGGGACTTACATTGCATGGCTGGATTTTTCAGGAACCGGTCTGTCACCGGAGGAAATTCATAATCGGATTTACAACCGGGCCAATGTCTTTCTTGAAGACGGAAAGATGTTTGGGGCCGGTTCAGAGTATTTTCAGCGTTTGTGTGTACCCACACCACGGAAAATACTGGAAAAAGCATTAATAAGAATTGCCGGGGTGTTTTGA